In Mycobacterium gallinarum, a single window of DNA contains:
- a CDS encoding cutinase family protein, with product MSSRLAAAAATVVCAASTLALAPSAQAQPGHQPGVPGPGPAPGPIAANAPGPVASQSSACPDIEVIFARGTDDTPGLGTPGSAFVSALRPLVGGQTVSSYAVNYPASYDFLAAADGARDAESRIAMMSQQCPSTKLVLGGYSQGAAVMDMLAGVPPLGNKIGDIGSAAPLPASLQSNIAAVAVFGNPATKFSNPLTSSVFGGRAIDLCKDGDPICSGGRNPFAHNDYVSAGLVQQAANFVAGRV from the coding sequence ATGTCGTCACGACTGGCCGCGGCCGCTGCCACCGTTGTCTGTGCCGCCTCGACGCTCGCCCTCGCTCCGTCGGCGCAGGCCCAGCCCGGCCATCAGCCCGGAGTACCCGGACCGGGACCGGCGCCAGGGCCGATCGCGGCCAACGCCCCCGGTCCCGTCGCCAGTCAGTCATCGGCATGCCCCGACATCGAGGTCATCTTCGCGCGCGGAACCGACGACACACCGGGTCTCGGAACGCCCGGCTCGGCATTCGTCAGTGCGCTGCGCCCGCTCGTCGGCGGTCAAACCGTCAGCTCCTACGCGGTCAACTATCCGGCGTCGTACGACTTCCTGGCCGCAGCCGATGGCGCCCGTGACGCGGAGAGCCGCATCGCCATGATGTCGCAGCAGTGCCCATCGACGAAGCTCGTGCTCGGCGGATACTCGCAGGGCGCCGCCGTGATGGACATGCTGGCCGGTGTCCCGCCGCTGGGCAACAAGATCGGCGACATCGGTTCGGCGGCCCCGCTGCCCGCAAGCCTGCAATCCAACATCGCCGCGGTAGCCGTGTTCGGCAACCCCGCAACGAAATTCAGCAATCCGCTGACCAGCTCGGTTTTCGGTGGGAGGGCCATCGACCTCTGCAAGGACGGCGACCCGATCTGCTCGGGCGGCAGGAACCCGTTCGCACACAACGATTACGTGTCTGCCGGCCTGGTTCAGCAGGCCGCGAACTTCGTCGCGGGCCGGGTCTGA
- a CDS encoding CGNR zinc finger domain-containing protein: protein MLFSHDTELTLRAACVLINSDRIDGEQLGSLAELDVYLDGFGWTGRRDRDDAELDSVHGLRERLGKIWAVADDEERAVGQVNALLSDTEAAPWLTRHPEMPEWHLHLASVHDPLWQRMGAEMAMALADLIRIGELRRLKICAASDCDAVLVDLSRNRSGKFCDTGNCGNRQHVAAYRERRAKEN from the coding sequence ATGCTTTTCAGTCATGACACCGAGCTCACACTGCGCGCGGCATGTGTGCTGATCAACAGCGATCGGATCGATGGCGAGCAGCTTGGGAGCCTTGCCGAGCTCGATGTCTACCTCGACGGTTTCGGCTGGACCGGTAGGCGCGACCGCGACGACGCAGAACTCGATTCGGTGCATGGCCTACGCGAACGGCTCGGCAAGATCTGGGCGGTCGCCGACGACGAGGAACGAGCCGTAGGTCAGGTGAATGCCCTGCTGAGTGACACCGAGGCGGCGCCGTGGCTGACCCGCCATCCGGAGATGCCGGAGTGGCATCTGCACCTCGCGTCCGTTCACGATCCGCTCTGGCAGCGGATGGGTGCCGAGATGGCCATGGCGCTGGCCGACCTCATTCGTATTGGAGAACTGCGCCGGCTCAAGATCTGCGCGGCGTCCGATTGCGACGCGGTGCTGGTGGACCTTTCGCGAAATCGCTCAGGGAAGTTCTGCGACACCGGCAACTGCGGCAACCGTCAACACGTTGCGGCCTATCGGGAGCGCCGCGCGAAAGAGAATTGA
- a CDS encoding EamA family transporter yields MSEVHPVTANQARASVDNFRLGLLFAVGSALAFGSSGPFAKALMEAGWSPTAAVVARLAGGALVMAVFASFVRPGWVREALGHARTVVLYGAIPIAGAQLFYYNAVAHLSVGVALLLEYTAPILVVTWVWMTTRRRPTNLTLAGVALAVAGIMLVLGIFDAGGFSGARINLIGVGWGLAAAVCAACYFVMSANASNGSADSDGVNPITLAAAGLVVGAAAVTLLGVVGIMPLTFTTNDTVIAGWTTSWVVPVVALGVVATAIAYTLGIVGISMLRPRFASLVGLSEVMFAVLAAWILLGEAMTTIQAVGGAIVLMGLALARQGDRGEESADVTLPDAVPSAPVAGR; encoded by the coding sequence ATGTCGGAGGTGCACCCCGTGACCGCGAATCAGGCCCGCGCGTCGGTCGACAACTTTCGGCTCGGCCTGTTGTTCGCCGTCGGGTCCGCACTCGCATTCGGGTCGTCCGGACCTTTCGCCAAGGCACTCATGGAAGCCGGCTGGAGCCCGACGGCAGCTGTCGTCGCCCGCCTTGCGGGCGGCGCCCTGGTGATGGCGGTCTTCGCGTCGTTCGTGCGCCCCGGCTGGGTCCGCGAGGCGCTGGGCCACGCAAGAACCGTCGTGCTCTACGGCGCGATCCCGATCGCGGGGGCGCAGCTGTTCTACTACAACGCGGTCGCGCACCTATCGGTCGGCGTCGCGCTGCTGTTGGAGTACACCGCGCCGATCCTCGTCGTCACCTGGGTCTGGATGACCACGCGTCGCAGGCCGACCAACCTCACGCTCGCCGGTGTCGCCTTGGCGGTGGCCGGAATCATGTTGGTGCTCGGGATTTTTGATGCCGGCGGCTTCAGCGGCGCCCGCATCAACCTGATCGGTGTCGGCTGGGGGCTGGCCGCCGCGGTGTGCGCCGCGTGCTACTTCGTGATGTCGGCCAACGCGAGCAACGGTTCCGCGGACAGCGACGGCGTCAACCCCATCACCCTGGCCGCAGCCGGTCTGGTGGTCGGTGCCGCCGCGGTCACGCTGCTGGGCGTCGTCGGCATCATGCCCCTGACGTTCACGACCAACGACACCGTCATCGCCGGATGGACCACCTCGTGGGTGGTGCCCGTTGTCGCGCTGGGAGTCGTGGCCACCGCGATCGCATACACGCTCGGCATCGTGGGCATCTCGATGCTGCGCCCGCGATTCGCCTCACTGGTCGGCCTGTCCGAGGTGATGTTCGCCGTGCTGGCCGCCTGGATTCTTCTCGGCGAAGCGATGACGACGATTCAGGCCGTCGGCGGAGCCATCGTCCTGATGGGCCTGGCGCTCGCTCGTCAAGGTGACCGCGGCGAGGAGTCGGCCGACGTGACGCTGCCCGACGCCGTTCCGTCAGCGCCCGTCGCAGGTCGTTGA
- a CDS encoding cutinase family protein yields the protein MTLDRLRGALMGTAAAVLTASVLLIAPALSPTPIGGAGTASAQGCPDIEVVFARGTNEDAGLGAVGGTFVDQLRGKVGGRSVGAYAVSYPATFDFLKAAAGANDASAHIQYMVNTCPNTRLVLGGYSQGAAVIDVISAVPVPGVGFDNPLPPDVPEHVAAIAVFGNPSAKLGLPLTASPVWGARSIDLCNPGDPICQTNGEDVAAHRAYAGGPTNQASDFVAGRL from the coding sequence GTGACCCTCGATCGACTCCGCGGCGCGCTCATGGGCACCGCAGCCGCCGTTCTGACCGCCTCCGTCCTGCTCATCGCACCCGCCTTGTCCCCCACGCCGATTGGCGGCGCCGGGACCGCATCGGCTCAAGGTTGTCCCGACATCGAGGTCGTGTTTGCGCGCGGCACCAATGAGGACGCCGGCCTCGGCGCGGTGGGCGGCACCTTCGTCGACCAGTTACGGGGCAAGGTCGGCGGCAGGTCCGTCGGCGCGTACGCGGTCAGCTACCCCGCGACCTTCGACTTCCTCAAGGCGGCCGCCGGAGCCAACGACGCGAGCGCCCACATCCAGTACATGGTCAACACCTGCCCCAACACGCGACTGGTGCTGGGCGGGTATTCACAAGGCGCCGCGGTCATCGACGTCATCAGTGCCGTCCCCGTGCCGGGCGTCGGATTCGACAACCCGCTTCCGCCCGACGTGCCCGAGCACGTCGCAGCGATCGCCGTGTTCGGCAATCCGTCCGCCAAACTCGGTCTGCCGCTGACGGCCAGCCCGGTGTGGGGCGCCCGGTCCATCGATCTGTGCAATCCCGGAGATCCGATCTGCCAGACCAACGGTGAGGACGTCGCCGCGCACCGGGCCTACGCCGGCGGGCCGACCAATCAGGCGTCCGACTTCGTCGCGGGGCGCCTCTGA